DNA sequence from the Kwoniella dendrophila CBS 6074 chromosome 11, complete sequence genome:
TGAGATACGACTTACCCTTCATCCCTCAATATAGCCAAAGTGTCAAGATCCTGGAATACCTTAAGTTGTACGATTTTACCTTTGCCTGCATCTTTCAAGATGATCCTTCTGATACATCCCATTCTTGAATTGACAGTTTCTGTTCTACTTAAGGGCTGATCTCCTTGCGTTATAGTAGGCGTAGAACTTCTTTCAATAGCATTTTCGATCAACTTCATATCTTCCAATTCCTTTTGATCCTCTCTTgattctttttccatttctaaatcaacttgaaattctttgattttttctttttcttgttctttatctgattcatTTTCTGTGGATAAACTATTTCTACcaaaaaaaccaaatctaCCTGTAGTGGTAGTTGTTGTACCATCTGTGgaatttgatatgattgatttagGACTTGTTGCACCTGATCTATCATTATTTGTATTGTTTTGTatattttcatctcttccatGGAGACCAGTtaaacctcttctaccaattccacctatacctaaacctattATCGAAGAcgaattatcatttttactttctttatGTTTTTCTAAAGATTCTCTTAAATCATTATGATCTGAGATACTATTTCTATGTGTATGTTTATCTGGTGCAGCTGCAGAAGCAGATATAGAAGATAATGTTGTTGTAGGTAATTGTAGTGCTGAAGGGGGTGGTGAAAATGCTGATGTTCTCCTCTTACCTGTACCAGATGCAGTTGAATATATCGAtgatgcagaagatgaatttctATGTCTACCAGTGATACCAGAACCAGTATAAGATAGATTTCTAGAATTTGTTGGTCTGTTATGAGGTCGTCTAGGAGATCctaataatggtgaagttggtgatgatgctgctTGAGTCGTAATCGATGGTAGATTAGGAGAAAGTAGCTGATCTTTAGGCGTACGAGATGAAATAGGAGTTGTATCTATCCATACACTATTATCTGGACATGCTAGAGCTATACGACGTGATGGACCTGCTTCATTCGTTGAAGGTGTTATCCAAGAAGCAATGTGTGAGGGTGAAATGGGAAGACCTGGAACTGGAGATGTTGTAGGAAGTGCTGGGTCAATGAGGAAGGGTATAGTTAAAGGTTTTTCTGACATTGTTAAtgatttatgattatttAGTCTTCGTCCATAGCTTGGACTGTATTTAGGCTCTGTTGATCAGTATCTAAGTGGACTGTTTTCTCACATACTATCTGAACTTTCAACATGAAATGACGTGCAGATTGTTATTGCATTCTCACTGGTGATGATACCGGTTCGACCGGTTGTCTCATACAAACGGGCTGCTCCGCCTGACTTGCTTCAACCTCCCTCTTACAGCAACGTTGGACAACATCTAGCTGAATAAGGTCGGTTTTCATCGAAACCATGCTATGCATAGTATTTATGGTAATACACAAGTTGTCTACCTGAATAATCATCTACAAGATTCCAAATTCCATCCAACTACCAAGAACCCTCATTCTAGTGGGAGGCAGCAAGGGCATCGGCTTTTTCTTTTGCGGAGAACATACGTGGCTACGGATATGACAGCATTGATGTTAGCTAATTGTCTCACGAGAATGGTTTGGTCTAAAAGTCATAAATCAGCGTACAGGAAGGTTACGTTCCCTGAGGAAGGAAAACCAGAAGTTAGCTAAATTGAATCTAATACATCAATGAATGCCAGTTGTGCTCACCATTTTGTACCGTCAGGGAAGAGAGGTGCTGTGTGTCACGATATGTCGTCAGCTCATTCATTATAAGTGTGATACTCTACACATCTCCAAAGCTCACGTCGATATGGATCAGGGTGGATTTCTTTcgctaatctttcttctgcttgtTCAAGGACTAAAGCGAGCGCACGGGGATCTGTGATGTTTCTGTGAGAGTGAATGATTGATGTCAGCTTCTTCCCCTTCATCTCTTGATACCGATATCCAGCACTATTTCTCTATCTAGGCGGTCTATCAACTGTCGTTTACAGCTAGGTGTTTATTGTTTGTCTTCGGATCATGAACCTTCCTTCATTTCCCATCAAATGTTGAACAATAAACTGCTAACAATACCAAAGGTAATGTCGTGATATATATCCGTATTTGCCCACTCAGCTTGAAcacttctttccttcctaGCACCAGCATAATGACCACTGATATCCCGAGGTATATTTTATAGCATGTAAACGCAATTTCATGATGTTGACTAACCTATTTCTTTCGAATTCAGCTCTAATTTCAATAGCTCTCTCCCTCCATAAATCCCTTCGAATATACCAATTCAATGAGTTTACAAGGTATCTTTTGTACAATGATTTGACATATAGTCTATTGAGTACATCCGAGATGATTGCCGAGTTGTATTGGTATTATAGTTGATCGAATTAGTTGAAGCGTTATCGAAATAGTGAATGAACAAAAAAAGCTAAACGTCAGCACCCATCTGTTTCTCTTTCGAAGTATTTTTTGGCCGTGCATGTAATTTGGGGAGAAGAGCGTACCGATGTGCTGCTGAATACGATGGTACTGGAGGTgtcattttgatgataattttaGTCTATACTTAAGAATTGATaagataatgttgatgacTATTTCTCTTAATGCTATCTTTTGAAGTTGTCATGGAAACACCTCCAATCTAACTGGTTGTACGAAAAGGATTGAAGGGAGACGGAACCATTTCCACGTTTCAAGCTTGTCCTGGTCAGGCGCCTCAAACATACCCGCATACGTTACATGGCCGCCTAAGTCTCTGCATTATTATTTCAAGGTACTGTAATCGTCCCATAATCTCTGAATTGCGAAGAAGACATGTTAACCACGAGGGAGCTATAACAGCTGTGAGGTAGCCAGCatgaaaagaacaaaagcaTTCTGATCGAACCAGCGACATCGGTGTGAAGTGACTTGGacaagataaagatgtcATGTAAGTAAAGCCAACTTTCGGCTAATCATTCTGGCTGAATAGATGTTGCTTTTTGGACAGAGTCTTGAGACGGAACGATTGCATCACTCCAATAAGCGTTACTCAAAACAGTAATCAATCACGAAGAGCTCAAAAATTGAGATGATTGCCCTAGTTGAACAAAATGAAACAAATCGGCTTTTCAATTTGAATACAGATAGAGGAGTTTATGTAACAGTAATCTTTGTCGGTCTAACCCAAAATTCCAAAATGCCGCTGCTTGCTTGACCCAATCCCACAAATCACGTGATCTAGGCGATATCAGCTGAATATAACATATATCGCCGCGGAAATATAGTCAATCAAGTGCGCGTTTGTTTTTAATGTTTAATGTTTTGAttcaaagtggaggttgtcctttcctttttatcACCGTCATATTTGATGCACATACTAATTCTTATagagagataaagatatataaacccccttcttccttttcgtttattctttcctttctttcctcatCACTCACAAACAATCaacacatcaatcaatctaaCCAGTCTCCTGACTTATCAAACCTTCTCAACACTTTTCTTATCAAGTTTCGTAAACCAACCAACTACCCAActtaatcaatcaatcacaatGGCCAGAACTAAGCAAACCGCTAGAAAATCCACCGGTGGTAAAGCCCCAAGAAAGCAACGTGAGTCATTCAAAAcaattcttcctcttccttttcttcgCCACCGAGCAAGAATCATACTGactcttttacctttttccttttttagTTGCTACCAAAGCTGCCAgaaaatcaacctcaaaaACTCAAGGTGCTGGTACTTCAGGTGGTGTTAAGAAACCTCACAGATACAGACCTGGTACCGTCGCTCTTAGAGAAATCAGAAGATACCGTGAGTCAGCTTATTCCCAAATCTGCCAAACCGGATagaagctgatctttctTAACGTCATAGAAAAATCCACTGAACTCCTTATCAGAAAACTTCCTTTCCAAAGATTAGTTAGAGAAATTGCTCAAGATTTCAAAACTGATTTACGATTCCAATCTTCTGCTGTATTGGCTCTCCAAGAAGCCTCAGAAGCTTACCTCGTTTCTCTCGTGAGTTCAATTAGCTGTCGCGTATCTGCTATGGAGCACAGCTAACATGTTTTTCCATCTATAGTTCGAAGACACCAACTTAGCTGCCATCCACGCCAAGAGAGTTACTATCCAACCTAAAGATCTCCAACTCGCCCGAAGACTCCGAGGTGAACGGTCATAAGCTTTTCATTCAATATGAGCTAGCTTGAAGAGGGAGGAGCAATCTAATCGAGGAAgattttcatttcattcaCGCGTGATACACTATCCTATCATCAATCCTCTGATCTTGGATTCCTCACGATGTCACTTTTATACATATTCGTTTCGCTATTActgtttttcatttcataTTTAGGGTTGAGCCTTTATGCTCCCCAGTTTTATGTATTCATGCATGTCATATAATACACATAGCGATACAAGAAGTAGCTGGTTGAACTTGACCGATGCTCACCAGCGATTTATACAATGCGAGAATAACACACAACCTTTGAAATCGACTCCTATGTATGCCCATTCTCTTCTACTACCATGCGCTGTGATAGCTTCTTGATAATCATctatacagtatatattCATACTTCCTCATCGTCTCACTCTAGTGATGTACACAAGGTTGTGCATGTGTGGCATGATTATGTAATCTCAAGTTCATCCCTGATATTCAGGAGTTACTTCTTCACGTGTAAAGTCGCCATACCACTGTATTCCACCATTATTGCATCTACGGTTACACGCAACAACAACTTTGGTAACTTTCCAGCAACTACCCTCATACCCTTCAGTCCCGTATTCAAGCTTTGatcttctatatcttctttcgATTTGAACTTTTGTCAACCTTctatattcttcttgtttgTTACCTGTCTCATCGAGCTCGATTCTTGTAAAAAAATGCCTCCTCCTACATCTTCTCTTAAACCCTCAGCTGCTAAAGCCAATGGATCAGCTCCAGCTCCATCTAAATCTGCCGGCGGTAACAATGTTTCCAAATCTACTGGTAgtcaattatcaaaacctGATCAAAGTAAATATAATGCTGAACAAGAGGATTTGAACAAGCAAATCGCTGAAGTGAAAAGTAAACTTGTACGTTGTCGTTTCTTATTTGCTCTTGTTTATTGATCGCAAGTAAAATATCAATGATCTATATTCAGTGCTAATCAATATGTCCTGTCTTGACTGTCATTGTTGGTTGCTCCGCTTTtatcgatatatcaataaCCACATTACTTAATTCTATACAATCTGGTTGGTCGGATGAAATGTATATAGGACGCAATCAGATCAAGAATCTCCTTGACGCAAGCCCCAACAACAGGTGACAGAAGATCTGAAAttaaatcagaattagattCTTTAAGAacagaacaatcaaaattcaaaacTGATAGAAAtaaattatttgatgaattgaagAGATTGCAAGAATCTgttcaaaagaaaattaaaGACGTTCAAGgtcaaaaaggtaaattggTTTATAGATCTActgatgagattgatgatagGATTGCGTGAGTTCATATCTGTTTATCTGCCCAGTTTCATGATTTTCTTCCCTATTGTCACTTGTGATAAAGCGTCGGATCGATTTGATGTACTTGGTCGAATACTGTCGGATGAATACCTTGTCATTCACGCTAGATCGTCATCTACCTCCTCATACTTGCAGACTCGAATTATGTTATATAAGATTTATGGAATTGATATGCTAAAATCCATTTTTCTATTTCACCTCTTATAGCACACTTGAAAAACAGATTGAATCAGGATCACTTAAATTAGTTGATGAGAAAAAAGCCTTAGCAGAGATAACCACATtaaaaagatcaagaaaagtATTAGAATCTACAGGATCAGTCGATGATGCCATTGCTGCTGATAGatcaagaattgaagaattaaagaaaaaattagatgatccagaagctaaaaaagtcagtgaaagatttgatgagttgaagaaagaaatggaCAATTTGAGagcagaaggtgataaagcttatgaagaaagaggtaaatTGTTTGATGAAAGGAATAAATATAGTAAAGAGATGGTAAGTTATTTTATTCCTCGATCTCAATTGCAGATATTGGATACAAGAGTCAAATTCGTGGAATACCCAACGTTTACACATGACAGAGATACTTGACTGAATATCCACAGAACGATCAATGTATGTATCCAGTGCTGACCTCTATTCATAGGACGACCTCTACGAGAAGAAACGACAATCTGCTCAAGCTCATCGAGAATCTAACGATAAGTAAGTTCACCTTGATGTTCTATTTCAATCTGAAATATCCGCACTAACGTGTACATTTAGGTACTACGCCAAAGTACAAGCCGATAGACAAGCACGACAAGATAGATTCAAAGCTgagaaagctaaagaagatgctgCTAAGAGAACTGAAGAAATCACTAGACTTagagaagaagctaaatccGCCGCATTTAcatctgaaattgaagattgtGGTGTATTGATTGGATGGTTTAAAGGAAAATATGGATCTGGTGAAGTACCAAGCACACACGCAGGTGACAAAGTAGATGAAGGAAAAGTTTTAGAAGGTGTTAAAGCGTTAGAAATCCGAAAAGTTGATTCAGAAGATGCATTCAAAGGAATGAcattaaagaaaaaaggtgaagatgaagaattaggtggtttctttggtggtggaaaatcaaaaaaaaataagaaaagtggtaaaaaatcaaatgtaCAAAGTGGAACTGCTACACCTATATCAGCTTCTGAAGGTACTTCAACAccaacttcttcaaaagattcaGTTAATCTTCCAATGAGTTTACTTAGTGCTTTATTAAGTTTAGGTATTCCACCTCCATCAAACAAAGATGATGTACAAAGAACAGTAGATGATTTGGAAACTAAAAAAGCTTGGTTTGAAGCTAATTCTGCTGCTAAAACTAAAGTGAGTGATTTCCTTATCATTTATGTATTATGTAGATTT
Encoded proteins:
- a CDS encoding histone H3, whose protein sequence is MARTKQTARKSTGGKAPRKQLATKAARKSTSKTQGAGTSGGVKKPHRYRPGTVALREIRRYQKSTELLIRKLPFQRLVREIAQDFKTDLRFQSSAVLALQEASEAYLVSLFEDTNLAAIHAKRVTIQPKDLQLARRLRGERS